In one window of Paraflavitalea soli DNA:
- a CDS encoding ATP-binding protein, whose protein sequence is MEIKRSIQRRLSAWKQAPDRKPLILQGARQVGKTWLLKHFGASEFDTVAYFNFEEQPDLKQFFENTKDVPRIIQNLSLVHGQAILPQKTLVIFDEIQECNDALNALKYFCENAPEFAVACAGSLLGVTMSRGNSFPVGKVDFLQLNPVCFSEFLSAADPHLFSFLESVNQIEPLPDIFFHPLVDKLKMFFICGGMPEAIVALLEKQDTAKTQQVLQNIINAYALDFSKHAENKDIPKINHLWSSIPSQLARDNKKFLYQSVKNGARAREYEDALLWLSHAGLIHRIFRISKPGLPLSAYDDLSAFKLYLIDVGLLRRLSFLDPVAIREGNRLFTEFKGALSENYILQHLIASFEGTPRYWTSGNQAEVDFIIQVKNEIIPIEVKSDESIRSKSLTVYNDLYQPPVRIRYSLKNLKKDDELINIPLFMVDYTEKLLGL, encoded by the coding sequence ATGGAAATAAAAAGATCAATACAAAGAAGATTATCTGCCTGGAAACAGGCCCCGGATAGAAAACCACTTATATTGCAAGGTGCCAGGCAAGTCGGCAAAACCTGGTTATTGAAGCATTTTGGTGCATCTGAATTTGATACGGTAGCCTATTTTAATTTCGAAGAACAGCCAGACCTAAAACAGTTCTTTGAAAACACAAAGGATGTACCACGTATCATACAAAACTTGTCTTTGGTTCATGGGCAAGCCATACTACCTCAAAAAACGCTTGTTATATTTGATGAAATCCAGGAATGCAATGATGCACTGAATGCGCTAAAGTACTTTTGTGAAAATGCTCCTGAATTTGCCGTCGCCTGCGCTGGTTCGTTGTTAGGAGTGACGATGTCACGGGGTAACTCTTTTCCGGTAGGAAAAGTTGATTTTCTGCAGCTAAATCCAGTCTGTTTTTCAGAGTTTTTGTCCGCGGCGGATCCACACTTATTTTCCTTTTTAGAAAGCGTTAATCAAATTGAACCACTTCCTGATATTTTCTTTCATCCGTTGGTTGACAAATTAAAAATGTTTTTTATTTGCGGAGGGATGCCGGAAGCTATAGTCGCATTATTAGAAAAACAAGACACAGCAAAAACGCAGCAGGTGCTGCAAAATATTATCAATGCTTATGCCCTTGATTTTTCAAAGCATGCAGAAAATAAAGATATTCCTAAAATCAATCATCTTTGGTCTTCAATTCCCTCTCAGTTAGCGAGGGATAATAAAAAATTTCTATATCAGTCTGTAAAAAACGGTGCTCGTGCCCGTGAATACGAAGATGCATTGCTCTGGCTTTCACATGCAGGATTAATACACCGAATTTTCCGGATATCAAAGCCCGGTTTGCCACTTTCGGCCTATGATGATCTTTCGGCATTCAAGCTTTATTTAATCGATGTGGGATTGTTACGTAGGCTTTCATTTTTGGATCCGGTAGCAATAAGGGAGGGAAACCGGCTATTTACAGAGTTTAAAGGTGCATTAAGTGAAAATTATATTTTACAACATCTTATCGCGAGTTTCGAGGGCACACCCCGTTACTGGACATCGGGAAACCAGGCAGAAGTAGATTTCATAATTCAGGTAAAGAATGAAATCATTCCAATAGAAGTAAAATCCGACGAAAGCATCCGAAGTAAAAGTCTTACCGTTTATAACGACCTTTATCAACCGCCTGTCCGTATCCGGTATTCATTAAAAAACTTAAAAAAAGATGATGAATTAATCAACATTCCATTATTTATGGTTGATTATACTGAGAAGCTGCTTGGGCTTTGA
- a CDS encoding efflux transporter outer membrane subunit, translating into MKTSLRRQYYVYFFAMVVSVLAAGCKVMAPQPMPAVKALPEQYSRPDSLRVADTVKLEFRRFFPDEHLITFIDSAMQHNTDLQLALQRVITAEARLAGRKGALYPSLDAVVSGSADKYGDYTLNGVGNFDTNLSPNINKDQQIPVSPTTDLLIGLRSNWEIDVWGKLKHLRKASLVQVLATREARQFVVTNLVARLTQGYYQLLAFDTELEIVRRNVRLQQEALEIVKAQKEGGRATELAVQQFAAQLLNTRAIEYTLLQDRVRAENELNALAGNYPQTIARDTGISAAILTTDMAAGVPASLLSNRPDIRQYEWQLEAARENVYAARKAFLPSLVISPYIGMNAFTPGLLAKPGSGAYGILGGITTPLLRQGELRTQYTMANAANREAVYQYQQSLLDAYSEVITHMHAVQNFKQSWSLKQQEVQQLQEAVVTARDLYLSGFANYLEVITAQKTVLEAELQLARQQRDIIVAQVQLYRSLGGGWQ; encoded by the coding sequence ATGAAAACATCTTTACGGCGACAATATTATGTATACTTCTTTGCTATGGTGGTAAGTGTACTGGCTGCTGGTTGTAAAGTAATGGCGCCTCAGCCAATGCCTGCGGTGAAAGCATTGCCTGAGCAATACAGCCGGCCGGATTCTCTACGGGTAGCTGATACCGTTAAATTGGAATTTCGGCGATTCTTTCCAGATGAACACCTGATCACATTCATTGATTCGGCCATGCAACACAATACTGATCTGCAGCTAGCGCTTCAACGGGTGATCACGGCAGAAGCCCGCTTGGCAGGCCGTAAAGGGGCCTTGTATCCATCGCTGGACGCGGTGGTGAGTGGAAGTGCGGACAAGTATGGCGATTATACCCTCAATGGGGTGGGTAATTTTGATACGAATCTTTCTCCTAATATCAATAAAGATCAACAGATACCGGTGAGTCCCACAACTGATCTGTTGATCGGTTTGCGCAGCAACTGGGAGATCGATGTATGGGGCAAACTAAAGCATCTCAGGAAAGCCTCGCTTGTCCAGGTGCTGGCCACCAGGGAAGCCAGGCAGTTTGTAGTGACGAACCTGGTTGCGCGGTTAACACAGGGCTATTATCAATTACTGGCATTCGACACTGAGCTGGAGATCGTGCGCAGAAATGTGCGTTTACAGCAGGAAGCGCTGGAAATTGTAAAAGCCCAGAAGGAAGGAGGCAGGGCGACGGAGCTGGCTGTACAACAATTTGCTGCGCAGTTGTTGAATACGCGGGCCATTGAATATACTTTGTTGCAGGACCGGGTGCGTGCAGAAAATGAATTGAATGCGCTGGCAGGTAACTATCCGCAAACCATTGCACGGGATACTGGTATATCTGCAGCCATTCTTACGACTGATATGGCAGCTGGGGTACCAGCTTCCCTGTTGTCGAACAGGCCGGATATCCGTCAGTATGAATGGCAGTTGGAGGCTGCCCGTGAAAATGTATATGCTGCCCGTAAGGCTTTTTTACCCTCACTGGTGATCAGTCCTTATATCGGAATGAATGCTTTTACACCGGGGCTGTTGGCCAAGCCGGGCAGCGGTGCATATGGAATATTGGGTGGTATTACTACGCCATTGCTGCGGCAGGGTGAGTTGCGCACGCAATATACGATGGCCAATGCCGCCAACCGGGAAGCGGTGTACCAGTATCAGCAATCTTTGCTGGATGCATACAGCGAAGTGATCACGCATATGCATGCCGTTCAAAACTTCAAACAATCCTGGTCGCTGAAGCAGCAGGAAGTGCAACAATTGCAGGAGGCTGTGGTCACAGCCCGTGACCTGTACCTTTCTGGCTTTGCCAATTACCTGGAAGTGATCACTGCGCAGAAAACTGTGCTGGAAGCAGAGTTGCAACTGGCCAGGCAGCAGCGGGATATTATAGTGGCACAGGTGCAACTATACCGCTCTTTGGGGGGCGGATGGCAATAG
- a CDS encoding ATP-binding protein gives MQIYDFNILSPLEFEHLVADVITASINATSKTSLTVITQEGGPDKGVDFKLDDGKIIGQAKRYQDIQALRKSLKKEVQKVIDLNPSRYILIVSLPLSFALRKEIVEVFHPFIKTETDIIDQIDLCRLLEEHREILLRYNKLWISSVHILQQLLVEAVSKAMGEVKWNSTGKEIESIADVQSYFVPTAYYQEGIDILEQRNVLIITGDPGIGKTTLARALCNYFLHHKKVQSVYCHQGINPPLYIPDRSKRSIFFLDDFLGSNIWQQSGINDISYFVRFVDDIIDGGHLLVMTTREYIYQQQKKFTPRLNTLDGFKSVIKLSDFSPVEKFDILLKNVNRTPLSLIAYESLKRNAISIIDSPGYNPKLIAEFIRTKHKDIESDYDWGYALYNFICSPNSYWESNFLELSAGSQLFLLCLFISNDPALHHSLLDTFRSVSRFRQISAPGFEADVFVKAVSELNDTFINVEIDTKTGEMAYSFSNTLIKDFLLHYLRSYDHNIEYLIKGAINSNQLFYAFTTREQDRLEIDFTETPSQGEKILLNYRLQELFIEKITTQFDQLTEIRIRKKIWDNGEVTFDRKNNKDNRVARLKKLIECFDIGLHRNWKIKQFALKQVKQFAIWEEDKHIYLHDDEFAEIPGLICLIYKEIKTPLKEVFDSFFYEIRSTSHFLNFYELRKIYKKEFDRYIVENRKDLIERLEHVIYNDITAHKGFWEQMEYTFSYYALNDLFDYIILDVYKKYNLTLIDRKWNAWIKTAGLSPRKMEKEKLLPPSPRRNGVSQYDNVVIAKRMNDFLPVAELVRLNRQKIHEWIEMNFPEQRIQLEALFASRKYLYKLSKFYYQLNSLVTYCLKLKLDIPEQKEQFIIGFIEAALHEFSVPEKEAIKQFSVISEAKNWSYFNARQFGEFTRLHACERSLLEKMVIYGVLVENNNWYCFLLKDMISLFVAEQFKSSKAKINQYLSSFKPDGIRDFPSVIPYLSSIDKADFHKYFTYPTISRFVQAVDSPDSEILIKQYFHYFNTFFTCRIFRGKMKCSFVFNDNQKTSDLFTYCNVRLSEHILKNFPYESAYFKNEVNDKRCASLLKYMEMKFIDYYNIPVSWIKGRKFWQLLAKTDLAELIQEEVNGLKLYLQNCQRSNDPAK, from the coding sequence ATGCAAATATATGATTTCAACATATTGTCCCCTTTGGAGTTTGAGCACCTTGTGGCTGATGTCATCACTGCGAGTATAAATGCAACTAGCAAAACTTCACTTACTGTGATTACCCAAGAAGGCGGTCCCGACAAGGGCGTGGATTTTAAGTTAGATGACGGTAAAATAATCGGGCAGGCAAAGCGGTATCAAGATATTCAGGCATTAAGAAAAAGTTTGAAAAAAGAAGTTCAGAAAGTAATTGATCTCAATCCTTCAAGATACATCCTAATTGTTTCCTTACCCTTGTCGTTTGCATTGCGTAAGGAAATTGTGGAAGTTTTCCATCCGTTTATAAAAACAGAGACAGATATTATTGATCAGATTGATCTTTGCAGGCTTCTGGAAGAGCATAGAGAAATTTTATTGCGTTATAATAAGCTTTGGATATCAAGTGTACACATTTTACAACAACTATTAGTGGAAGCGGTTAGCAAAGCAATGGGAGAGGTGAAATGGAATAGTACTGGGAAAGAAATTGAGTCCATAGCTGATGTTCAAAGCTATTTTGTACCAACTGCTTATTATCAGGAAGGGATTGATATTCTGGAGCAAAGAAATGTGTTAATTATCACTGGCGATCCTGGAATTGGCAAAACAACACTGGCGAGGGCATTGTGCAATTACTTTCTTCATCATAAGAAGGTTCAGTCAGTGTATTGCCATCAGGGAATTAATCCCCCATTGTATATTCCTGACAGATCAAAAAGAAGTATTTTTTTTCTTGATGACTTTCTTGGAAGTAATATCTGGCAACAGTCCGGAATAAATGATATTAGCTATTTTGTAAGATTTGTTGATGATATAATTGACGGAGGCCATCTATTGGTTATGACTACCCGTGAATATATTTATCAGCAGCAAAAGAAGTTTACACCACGCCTGAATACGTTGGATGGTTTTAAATCTGTTATAAAACTATCTGACTTTTCTCCAGTAGAGAAATTTGATATCCTGCTTAAAAACGTAAACAGAACACCGCTATCTTTAATTGCATATGAATCTTTAAAAAGAAATGCGATTTCAATTATAGATTCTCCGGGTTATAATCCCAAACTTATTGCCGAGTTTATCAGAACAAAACATAAGGATATTGAAAGTGACTATGACTGGGGATACGCACTGTATAATTTTATTTGTTCGCCTAATTCTTATTGGGAGTCAAATTTTCTGGAATTGTCTGCCGGTAGTCAATTATTCCTGCTTTGTCTCTTTATTTCAAACGATCCTGCCTTACACCATTCATTGCTGGATACATTCAGGTCGGTCAGTAGATTTCGTCAGATTTCGGCTCCGGGCTTTGAGGCTGATGTGTTTGTAAAAGCCGTTTCAGAATTAAATGACACTTTTATTAATGTAGAAATAGATACCAAGACGGGCGAAATGGCCTATTCCTTTTCAAACACGCTAATAAAGGATTTTTTGTTGCATTATCTTCGTTCGTATGATCATAATATTGAGTACCTGATAAAGGGAGCCATTAATAGCAACCAGCTATTTTATGCCTTTACTACCCGTGAACAAGATCGTCTGGAAATCGACTTCACAGAGACTCCTTCGCAAGGAGAAAAGATTTTACTAAATTATAGGCTGCAGGAGTTGTTTATAGAAAAAATTACCACTCAGTTTGATCAGTTGACAGAAATTCGGATCAGGAAAAAAATATGGGACAATGGGGAGGTGACCTTTGATAGGAAAAATAATAAGGATAACCGGGTTGCCAGATTAAAAAAACTAATCGAATGTTTTGATATCGGGTTGCATAGAAACTGGAAAATTAAGCAATTTGCATTGAAGCAAGTGAAGCAGTTTGCAATTTGGGAAGAAGATAAACATATTTACCTTCATGATGATGAATTTGCTGAAATTCCCGGTCTTATTTGTCTTATTTATAAAGAAATAAAGACGCCGCTTAAGGAAGTCTTTGATTCTTTTTTTTATGAAATAAGAAGCACAAGCCACTTCTTGAATTTTTATGAACTTAGGAAAATATATAAAAAGGAATTTGACCGGTATATTGTAGAGAATCGTAAGGACCTTATTGAAAGACTGGAGCATGTAATTTACAACGATATTACTGCTCATAAAGGTTTTTGGGAACAAATGGAGTATACATTTTCGTATTATGCATTGAATGATCTGTTTGATTATATCATATTAGATGTATACAAAAAGTATAACCTTACGCTTATAGATCGAAAATGGAATGCCTGGATAAAAACTGCTGGTTTAAGCCCAAGGAAGATGGAAAAAGAAAAATTACTGCCCCCTTCTCCCAGGCGTAATGGTGTGTCGCAATACGATAACGTTGTCATAGCAAAAAGAATGAATGATTTCCTGCCGGTGGCTGAATTGGTAAGGCTTAATCGACAGAAAATACATGAGTGGATTGAAATGAATTTTCCTGAACAGCGTATTCAACTTGAAGCGCTTTTTGCGTCCAGAAAGTATTTATACAAATTATCGAAGTTTTATTACCAATTAAATTCTCTCGTAACCTATTGCCTGAAATTGAAATTAGACATTCCTGAACAAAAAGAACAATTCATTATTGGATTTATAGAGGCAGCCCTTCATGAATTTTCTGTTCCCGAAAAGGAGGCCATAAAACAATTTTCTGTTATTTCGGAAGCAAAAAACTGGTCGTACTTCAATGCAAGGCAGTTCGGTGAATTTACCAGACTTCATGCCTGCGAAAGAAGCCTTTTGGAGAAGATGGTTATATATGGTGTACTGGTTGAAAATAATAATTGGTACTGTTTTTTGTTGAAGGACATGATAAGTCTTTTCGTTGCTGAACAGTTTAAATCTTCTAAGGCTAAAATTAACCAATATCTATCCTCGTTCAAGCCAGATGGTATCAGGGATTTCCCATCTGTCATCCCTTATCTGTCCTCTATTGATAAGGCAGACTTTCATAAATATTTTACTTATCCAACTATTAGTCGATTTGTACAAGCTGTAGACAGCCCTGATAGCGAAATATTGATAAAGCAATACTTCCATTATTTTAATACATTCTTTACCTGTAGAATATTCAGAGGGAAAATGAAATGCTCGTTTGTATTTAATGACAATCAGAAAACAAGCGATCTGTTTACATATTGTAACGTCCGGTTGTCAGAACATATACTTAAAAACTTCCCGTATGAGTCTGCTTATTTCAAAAATGAAGTTAATGATAAGCGATGTGCTAGTCTATTGAAGTATATGGAGATGAAATTTATAGATTATTATAACATACCAGTGTCATGGATCAAGGGCAGAAAATTCTGGCAACTTCTGGCCAAAACAGATCTTGCCGAACTGATACAGGAAGAGGTGAATGGGTTAAAGTTGTATCTGCAAAACTGTCAGAGATCTAATGATCCAGCTAAGTAA
- a CDS encoding four-helix bundle copper-binding protein: MGYHEFQQCIDACLRCAAICNHCASSCLQEKDVKMMTKCIQLDMECAAICYSAAQLMSLGSSKAEEMCRICADICNACATECEKHKHMEHCAECAKACHECAEQCMAMS, translated from the coding sequence ATGGGCTATCATGAATTTCAACAATGCATAGACGCTTGCCTGCGTTGTGCCGCCATCTGCAATCATTGTGCTTCTTCCTGCCTGCAGGAAAAAGACGTGAAGATGATGACTAAATGTATCCAGCTCGACATGGAGTGCGCCGCCATCTGCTACAGCGCCGCCCAGCTCATGAGCCTGGGCAGCAGCAAAGCGGAAGAGATGTGCCGCATCTGCGCCGATATCTGCAATGCCTGCGCCACTGAATGTGAAAAACACAAACATATGGAGCATTGCGCCGAATGTGCCAAAGCCTGCCACGAATGCGCCGAACAGTGCATGGCCATGAGCTAA
- a CDS encoding UvrD-helicase domain-containing protein: protein MQLTSEQKAIVGSTGDIRINAVAGSGKTTTIMEYARARLDSRILYLAFNKAVKLEAARKFAAPGLEHVKVETAHSLAYKHIVFRHQYKVRAQGYKTAEVVALLGLPGSGERHAEHILANHINKFVSYFCNSDKKRVQDLNYLDIVTDKAAKAFVTSFYDLIEQQTRLFLAKMDKGEIEVIHDFYLKKFQLSGPRLPYDYILFDEGQDASAAMLDVFFQQSATKVIVGDTHQQIYSWRFAVNSLEKADFKTYQLSTSFRFGQDIADLAMRVLDFKKYIDLDVPVSIKGKGTGKTVQSKAVIARTNLGLLLTAIDYVTEGKLKRIYFEGNINSYTYADEGASLYDVLNLYNDKRSLIRDSLINSMKDMKDLEEYIEKTEDKQLSMMVEVVKEYGSQIPAILKSIRDKHVKDEDKSKADMIFSTVHRCKGIEYDEVQLADDFMTEERLKKTAAEKKKEDINASKLNEEINLLYVAVTRAKRHIFVPDAMMPEGFPFSAQVRALLFQKEAKPPVAASVPKGKQAPGKVSRTALAKHNLSYETVRDDYQQVYSSWTSELDDELTIMHGDEVSLSAMADHFGCTKGAVRARLKKLGLEL from the coding sequence ATGCAATTGACGAGTGAACAGAAGGCTATTGTTGGATCGACGGGGGATATCAGGATCAATGCGGTGGCGGGATCGGGTAAGACTACTACCATTATGGAGTATGCCCGGGCGCGGCTGGATAGCCGCATTCTGTACCTGGCATTCAACAAAGCGGTGAAACTGGAAGCGGCGCGCAAATTTGCTGCGCCGGGACTGGAACATGTGAAAGTAGAAACGGCGCACTCACTGGCTTACAAGCATATTGTATTCCGGCATCAATACAAAGTGCGGGCACAGGGGTATAAGACGGCAGAGGTGGTGGCATTGCTGGGACTGCCGGGAAGCGGAGAGCGACATGCAGAACATATACTGGCCAATCATATCAATAAATTTGTATCGTACTTCTGCAACAGCGACAAAAAGCGGGTGCAGGACCTGAATTACCTGGACATTGTAACGGATAAGGCTGCCAAAGCATTTGTGACCAGTTTCTACGACCTTATCGAACAACAAACACGCTTGTTCCTCGCAAAAATGGATAAGGGGGAGATTGAAGTGATCCACGACTTCTACCTGAAAAAGTTCCAGTTATCGGGCCCCCGGCTTCCTTATGACTATATTTTGTTTGATGAGGGGCAGGATGCTTCCGCTGCGATGCTCGATGTATTCTTCCAGCAATCAGCCACCAAGGTGATCGTGGGAGATACGCATCAACAGATCTATAGCTGGCGATTTGCTGTCAACTCATTGGAGAAAGCTGATTTCAAGACTTACCAGTTATCAACCAGTTTCCGGTTTGGACAGGATATTGCGGATCTGGCCATGCGGGTACTGGACTTCAAAAAGTACATCGACCTGGATGTGCCGGTGTCCATCAAAGGAAAGGGAACAGGGAAGACGGTGCAATCGAAAGCGGTGATCGCCCGTACGAACCTGGGGCTGTTGCTGACGGCTATTGATTATGTAACAGAAGGAAAACTGAAACGTATTTACTTCGAAGGGAATATCAATTCTTATACGTATGCTGATGAGGGCGCTTCGCTGTATGATGTGCTCAACCTTTACAATGACAAACGGTCGTTGATACGGGATAGTCTTATCAATAGCATGAAGGATATGAAGGACCTGGAGGAGTACATTGAAAAAACGGAGGACAAGCAATTGTCGATGATGGTGGAGGTGGTGAAGGAATATGGTAGCCAGATCCCAGCCATTCTCAAGTCTATCCGCGATAAGCACGTAAAGGACGAAGACAAGAGCAAGGCCGATATGATCTTTTCTACGGTGCACCGTTGTAAGGGGATCGAATATGATGAGGTGCAACTGGCGGATGATTTTATGACGGAAGAAAGGTTGAAGAAGACCGCAGCGGAAAAGAAGAAAGAAGACATTAATGCTTCAAAACTCAATGAAGAGATCAACCTGTTGTATGTAGCGGTAACGCGCGCCAAAAGGCATATTTTTGTACCGGATGCCATGATGCCGGAAGGGTTTCCTTTTTCGGCACAGGTGAGGGCGCTGCTCTTTCAAAAGGAGGCAAAACCACCCGTGGCTGCTTCGGTGCCGAAAGGCAAGCAGGCACCTGGAAAAGTGTCCAGGACAGCCTTGGCCAAACATAACTTATCTTATGAAACGGTGCGGGACGATTACCAGCAGGTTTATAGCTCCTGGACGAGTGAGCTGGATGATGAGTTGACCATTATGCATGGTGATGAGGTAAGTCTTTCGGCCATGGCTGATCATTTTGGCTGTACGAAGGGGGCGGTGAGGGCCCGGTTGAAGAAACTGGGGCTGGAGTTGTGA
- a CDS encoding Sb-PDE family phosphodiesterase — translation MHKLLFLALSLVSLTVIAQTEEGPHSHRMGRSLKFPPVPGYKVMKCDLHMHTVFSDGAVWPDIRVAEALKDGLDAISLTEHLEYQPHKADIPHPDRNRSYELALKEAKDHHLLIIRGSEITRKMPPGHNNAIFIEDANKMLVDDSVAVFREAKRQNAFTFWNHPMWVAQRPDGISTLTPMHKMLIKEKLLDGIEVVNDNSYSDEALQIALDNNLTIMGTSDVHQLIDWTFGVPQGGHRPITLVFAKDSSIEGIKEGLMNRRTVAFFKDLLIGRDEWLLPLLKESLKITSAAYTEKTTVLKLEIENLTSAAFTLMNKSKYTFHGHSDLVTIAPGEKVVLEVKTKDKLNTIDLPFEVLNAIHAPNSHPSITLSAKTTF, via the coding sequence ATGCACAAATTGCTCTTCCTTGCTCTTTCCCTCGTATCCTTAACAGTCATAGCCCAAACAGAAGAAGGACCGCATAGCCACCGCATGGGCCGCAGCCTTAAATTTCCCCCTGTGCCCGGTTACAAGGTCATGAAATGTGACCTTCATATGCATACCGTCTTCTCCGATGGCGCTGTATGGCCCGATATCCGCGTAGCAGAAGCCCTGAAAGATGGACTTGATGCCATATCACTCACCGAGCACCTCGAATACCAGCCCCACAAAGCCGATATCCCCCATCCTGACCGTAACCGCTCCTATGAACTGGCCCTCAAAGAAGCCAAAGACCACCACCTGCTCATCATCCGCGGTTCGGAGATCACCCGCAAAATGCCTCCCGGCCACAACAATGCCATCTTTATAGAAGATGCCAATAAGATGTTGGTGGATGATTCCGTAGCCGTATTCCGCGAAGCCAAAAGGCAAAATGCCTTCACCTTCTGGAACCATCCCATGTGGGTAGCCCAGCGCCCCGACGGCATCTCCACCCTCACTCCCATGCACAAAATGCTCATCAAAGAAAAGCTGCTCGATGGTATTGAAGTTGTCAACGACAACAGCTATTCCGATGAAGCCCTTCAGATAGCCCTCGACAACAACCTTACTATTATGGGCACCAGCGATGTCCACCAATTGATCGACTGGACCTTCGGCGTTCCCCAGGGAGGCCACCGCCCCATCACCCTCGTATTTGCCAAAGATTCTTCCATCGAAGGCATCAAAGAAGGCCTGATGAACAGGAGAACCGTGGCATTCTTTAAAGACCTCCTCATCGGCAGGGACGAATGGCTCCTGCCCCTGCTCAAAGAATCATTGAAGATCACCAGCGCCGCTTATACAGAAAAAACAACCGTGCTGAAGCTAGAGATCGAAAACCTTACCAGTGCCGCTTTTACCTTAATGAATAAATCAAAGTATACCTTTCATGGCCACTCCGACCTGGTGACCATCGCCCCCGGAGAGAAAGTAGTGCTGGAAGTAAAAACAAAAGACAAGCTGAATACCATTGACCTTCCCTTCGAAGTGCTCAATGCCATTCATGCACCCAATAGCCATCCTTCCATTACATTGTCCGCAAAAACAACCTTTTAA